ACTCGACCACATTAACCTTAAATTATACGAACGATATAAAACGATTACATAGaatctataatattattgtatcgtTTTTTTCATTATCACAGATTGTTTTGGTGGTAGGCCTACTCCCAATATTAAGTTTTAAAGGCCTACAATGGActagtaaattttaatagaatctGACTGATTTCATTCTACACATACAAACCAACATCATGTTTCTAATGTTGGAAAAAGTCTTGTTAGCACAAAATAAGCTACATCATAGTTACTCCAATATGTTGTATGTGCTGCTaatgtgtaaaaataatttcttcctaAACTTGCTCGAAGTACATAATCCAATCGTTCTGTTAATTCTAACAAAAAgagtaaaaagatattgaattatataccTTTTATTGAATaacttttatcattattagattaattaaaaattaatgtaatatttttaccttGACCTGGTTGGATAGGTGCAGAAACATCTTTTTTAACATTCCAACCAGCACGCACTAAGCCCCAAAGACTCCAACCTTTGTCTGGTGCACGATTAGACATATCTactgaattttcttctttttcatcattatctgctattaaatattttaaattgtttagACATTAAACCAAATGAAAACTATCActcttaaaataaatagaaactaTCTGATATACCTATAAGAGAACAATTTTGGTCAGCATTACTCATTGTTGGTGGTGACTGTTCTGTTTGTTGACCATCAACTCCTCCATATGGCGGAATTAGAACAGGTTCAATTTTGCTATATCCCCTTTCTAAAAGTGGCTCCATTCTATAAGCTACAGGATCAGACCAgtgaaatatattgtaaaatctTTTGCATAAACCTTGAGGCATCACATCTGTTTTGTTGGATGGAGAAGGTGTACGTAATACAAGAAATACTGATAATGGCGAAcccaaacaaaataaattttcaatctggaattatgaaaatatttaaactaaaattctttaatattacactatattgaattattcttattgtatataaatatcttatattgtataaataatatacaattagtAATAACACCTACAGGAAATTGTAATCGTTGTTTTAAAACTTCTTGCGTTTCTGGAGATGGAGGTCTTGTATCTGGAGCCATCCAGCCTGTGACAATGTCATAAACAATTACACATCCCAAAGAATGTGCTAAAATTGAAACTTTCCCTTTCCAACCAGGATGACGACTAGTAAACATAAAGTATAATCTATTTAACTCTTTTTGTAATCCAGCTCTTACTTCCCCTCCATAAAGAGGACTTGTGTAGTAGAGAATATCCATTGCTGATGTATTTAATAAGTGTCGTATGCTTACCACACTAAAAGGGGTGATAGCCTCTACTATacctaaaataattttcattaaatacaaGATGCTATTAAAAACAAtgtaaaaatctaaaaattagtTAGAGAAATTGTACATCGGTTTTTTACCTCCATCAAGTTTTAACGATGAACGCCATTCCACAgggaaaaattctattctatagTTAGAgttaggaaaatatttttgtttcaaccAATCTACACAGTCTCTAAacctatttaaatattaaatacaatagattaatttcttaaaacttTTATACGGTATCAATTgcatatagtatattataatcgttaattatattttctacatacaatgttgtattacgaataatttttccagTATCTCCTTTTTGACCAATTCCATGaactacaaaaattatatgatCAATATCATGAGGTTTATCTTCCTTTACAGCAGCGATTTTATATCCTCTTCTTAGTTGATAACCTGTTGCTGTAAAAACCATtatatgtaatgtataaatttttaataataattatatatttttaaaatacttactTTTTGCAAAACCTAATTTTGATGTAACACTGcgcattaattttttatgccTATAttcgctatataatactacatcaTTTATACTATGCCAGTCAACATGAAATTCAGAAAAATGTTCCGTGtgtaacactagaaatacaaaaatttaatttcttattatattacattgtatatatactattacagaaaataatatataattaaaagcaaaattcATACCTTCGTAAGATTGAGAAGGTGTATCATATGTTGAAGTGGATTGACCAGAATTTTGCTTTTGAAAAAGATTAAGATGAActtcttctataattttaGCTTGTTCTGCCTCTAAAGGTAACCAACTACCATCATAATACCAAGTTCCTCTCATAATTTCCCATTCTTCAccttcaaataaaattaaaactgatgattacatttatttaaacaaaaccatatacatacatgtatagctattcaattaattaaaaatttaatgaattatttttttacttatttaataaaatatttttaatttaaaagtgaaaaaatcataaaaatatttttgtgcataaaattttctctatctgaaatacacatagaaattgaaaaaaaattacaatataatatacatataacattcACCCTATACTCTGATTATATTAATCATGGTTAAATGAAACTAATTATAATAGATTTAAGGacaaattgattaatttttatggtaGACATAATAATTAGTACCCATAAATAAAAGTGAATGTTATTactcaaattaaattaagatattatatacaataaagaaatttgtaattcatttAGAATGTGAaatgtaatatgaaataattaaatataagcttgaattattttagttattttatattttgtaaaattatatttaaaaaataatgaaatatgagATTGAAgctaaataaaacatatacctgtacaatatattgaaacacatttcattttatctagTTCCACATCGTACATTCCTCCTCTaactacaattttttcaacagAAGGTGGATTGTTGgttatattattacttttactaaggacattttgataattttgcCAAGCATATTCAATTCTTAAGCTATCATATCCACAGAATTCTACCCATCTCTTATCTACACCATCTCTATAAAACCATCGTATTTGTTCTGCAGTTAAAGGTTCTACATAtgttaattcatttattatattttgtgaGTTATCCTTTGAATTTAATTCTCTGGTAGTTTCTGGAATTCctttaaacattaaaatttggaattagaataaaataaatttaacatgatacatataatttttgttatttaataaaatataaaacttattaAAAGCTTTggttaaaaagatataatgttataatttttaatctttcagtttattatttacaaacaaTGTCGAATTATATAACATgcaataacaaaaaatatgaaataagaGATTCACACACAGTCattattagtatattttaatttaataaattgtaatacaTGAGAAGTATATatgtttaaattatatgtattacaaagatataaattgaACACCATCaagtaagatttaaaatatatatatatttcattaatagtttataaaattgataaattattattaaatttctataggcttcattaaattatattaaagtgAGTTCTAGGTTTATTAGATATGATAAACATAtagaaagtttttttttatcagatattatagatattacaATTTGCAGTAACTTtgcataattttcaaattctttattatatcGACTGCACATATCGAGTACATATGTAGATACTTATACGTATTATAGATATTCTGAGCATACGAATTGCTCCTTATTGACGACAGATGCACTAAATAATAGGTTCTTTTAATAGTTCGccaaatttgtataatgaataatgtttaaattatttgcaaagacaatcttaaataattgataacTTTACCTTCGCAATTTTGAGATTCCAGAGGTGTTTCACTAAAAGGATCAATTTCAATCTTGTCAGACATCCTGTCACTTATGTAATAATCACAGgatattttctaaatcatctgattaaaaaattttgcaatattttatgtcaTATCAATTTTTTCGTAACATCTGACACGTACAAAGAGcaacaatttttatcaaaattaacgTTAGACACTACTGAACACTTgtcattgataaaaatttaattataacacaAAATCCACAGTCTGTcagtagaaaatattataaattgttttattggtATTTATAAAGGATAATTCCTATGACGGTAtcgttgattaaaatataaaggtGTC
This Bombus pascuorum chromosome 1, iyBomPasc1.1, whole genome shotgun sequence DNA region includes the following protein-coding sequences:
- the LOC132907749 gene encoding phospholipase DDHD1-like isoform X2; the protein is MSDKIEIDPFSETPLESQNCEGIPETTRELNSKDNSQNIINELTYVEPLTAEQIRWFYRDGVDKRWVEFCGYDSLRIEYAWQNYQNVLSKSNNITNNPPSVEKIVVRGGMYDVELDKMKCVSIYCTGEEWEIMRGTWYYDGSWLPLEAEQAKIIEEVHLNLFQKQNSGQSTSTYDTPSQSYEVLHTEHFSEFHVDWHSINDVVLYSEYRHKKLMRSVTSKLGFAKTTGYQLRRGYKIAAVKEDKPHDIDHIIFVVHGIGQKGDTGKIIRNTTLFRDCVDWLKQKYFPNSNYRIEFFPVEWRSSLKLDGGIVEAITPFSVVSIRHLLNTSAMDILYYTSPLYGGEVRAGLQKELNRLYFMFTSRHPGWKGKVSILAHSLGCVIVYDIVTGWMAPDTRPPSPETQEVLKQRLQFPIENLFCLGSPLSVFLVLRTPSPSNKTDVMPQGLCKRFYNIFHWSDPVAYRMEPLLERGYSKIEPVLIPPYGGVDGQQTEQSPPTMSNADQNCSLIDNDEKEENSVDMSNRAPDKGWSLWGLVRAGWNVKKDVSAPIQPGQELTERLDYVLRASLGRNYFYTLAAHTTYWSNYDVAYFVLTRLFPTLET
- the LOC132907749 gene encoding phospholipase DDHD1-like isoform X1, whose protein sequence is MSDKIEIDPFSETPLESQNCEGIPETTRELNSKDNSQNIINELTYVEPLTAEQIRWFYRDGVDKRWVEFCGYDSLRIEYAWQNYQNVLSKSNNITNNPPSVEKIVVRGGMYDVELDKMKCVSIYCTGEEWEIMRGTWYYDGSWLPLEAEQAKIIEEVHLNLFQKQNSGQSTSTYDTPSQSYEVLHTEHFSEFHVDWHSINDVVLYSEYRHKKLMRSVTSKLGFAKTTGYQLRRGYKIAAVKEDKPHDIDHIIFVVHGIGQKGDTGKIIRNTTLFRDCVDWLKQKYFPNSNYRIEFFPVEWRSSLKLDGGIVEAITPFSVVSIRHLLNTSAMDILYYTSPLYGGEVRAGLQKELNRLYFMFTSRHPGWKGKVSILAHSLGCVIVYDIVTGWMAPDTRPPSPETQEVLKQRLQFPIENLFCLGSPLSVFLVLRTPSPSNKTDVMPQGLCKRFYNIFHWSDPVAYRMEPLLERGYSKIEPVLIPPYGGVDGQQTEQSPPTMSNADQNCSLIADNDEKEENSVDMSNRAPDKGWSLWGLVRAGWNVKKDVSAPIQPGQELTERLDYVLRASLGRNYFYTLAAHTTYWSNYDVAYFVLTRLFPTLET